The following coding sequences are from one Comamonas koreensis window:
- a CDS encoding Bug family tripartite tricarboxylate transporter substrate binding protein produces the protein MMKKHRPAQRAVQVLIAGLALTGTACFAQAPTYPAKPVRLIVGFAAGGPTDVVARAFADYAGRTLGQPFVVDNKPGANTILAAQAVASAPADGYTLLFAATNHTMIPGLYSGRVKFDALKSFQPLCTVATSPTVLVVQPGLPVKSLADYMARARKEPGRTTAGTAGMGSSGHFATEMFARANGLQLNHVPYKGAAPVVTDLMGGQLDSSFATLGSVLPQIKSGKLTALAVASPKRSSLLPEVPTFAEAGGGKYSADAWYGVMAPAGLPAAIAQQLEKAARDFAGNAATVDKLHSLGLDADSTCGPAFGSQVAREVMTYTQIARELDLKAD, from the coding sequence ATGATGAAGAAACATCGCCCAGCACAGCGCGCCGTACAAGTGTTGATCGCGGGCCTGGCGCTGACGGGGACTGCCTGCTTTGCGCAGGCCCCCACCTACCCCGCCAAGCCGGTCCGGCTCATCGTAGGCTTTGCCGCAGGCGGCCCCACCGATGTGGTGGCACGCGCCTTTGCCGACTACGCAGGCCGCACCCTGGGCCAGCCTTTTGTGGTCGACAACAAGCCCGGCGCCAACACCATCCTGGCTGCGCAAGCGGTGGCCAGTGCACCGGCCGATGGCTATACCTTGCTGTTTGCCGCCACCAACCACACGATGATTCCGGGCCTCTACAGCGGCCGGGTCAAGTTTGATGCGCTCAAGTCCTTCCAGCCGCTGTGCACGGTCGCGACCAGCCCCACGGTACTGGTGGTGCAGCCGGGCCTGCCGGTCAAGAGCCTGGCCGATTACATGGCGCGTGCCCGCAAGGAGCCCGGGCGCACAACGGCCGGCACCGCCGGCATGGGCAGCTCCGGCCACTTTGCGACCGAGATGTTTGCGCGCGCCAATGGCCTGCAGCTGAACCATGTGCCCTACAAGGGCGCGGCCCCGGTGGTCACTGATCTGATGGGCGGTCAGCTCGACAGCTCGTTCGCCACCTTGGGCTCGGTGCTGCCGCAGATCAAGAGCGGCAAGCTCACGGCCCTGGCTGTCGCCTCGCCCAAGCGCTCGTCGCTGCTGCCCGAGGTGCCCACCTTTGCCGAGGCTGGTGGCGGCAAGTACTCGGCCGATGCCTGGTATGGCGTGATGGCGCCCGCCGGCCTGCCCGCCGCAATTGCGCAGCAGCTGGAGAAAGCCGCCCGCGACTTTGCCGGCAACGCCGCTACCGTGGACAAGCTGCACAGCCTGGGGCTGGACGCCGACTCGACCTGCGGCCCGGCCTTTGGCAGCCAGGTGGCGCGCGAGGTGATGACCTATACCCAGATTGCGCGCGAGCTGGATCTCAAAGCCGATTGA
- a CDS encoding tripartite tricarboxylate transporter substrate binding protein, which yields MPRFIQPLIAACALAASIAHAAFPERPITIVVPYAPGGAADAVARVLATRMGSKLGTSVIVENKAGASGTIGASFVAKAKADGYTMLYDATPYSINPHLFAKMPYAANALQPLSLVLLAPNALVVKAESPLKNVNDLIAKAKAEPGKINFASGGSGTVQRLAAELFRQKLGLDMVHVPYKSGGPAIADVMGGQVDFMFATVAASYPLVSGGKLRALAVSSPQRSARLPEVPTVAETVIPGYEAYEWNGVLLPAGTPDAISQQLYQAIAEVLKEPEVQQRLSDLGAQPVGSTPAEFSAFLKKEDAKWGEVVKKGNIKLD from the coding sequence ATGCCCCGCTTTATCCAACCCCTGATCGCCGCTTGCGCGCTGGCCGCCAGCATCGCGCATGCCGCCTTCCCCGAGCGCCCCATCACCATCGTCGTGCCCTACGCCCCGGGCGGCGCGGCCGATGCGGTGGCCCGTGTGCTGGCCACGCGCATGGGCAGCAAGCTGGGCACCAGCGTGATCGTGGAGAACAAGGCTGGCGCCAGCGGCACCATTGGCGCAAGCTTTGTGGCCAAGGCCAAGGCCGATGGCTACACCATGCTCTACGACGCGACACCCTACTCGATCAACCCGCATCTGTTTGCCAAGATGCCCTATGCAGCCAATGCGCTGCAACCGCTGTCGCTGGTGCTGCTGGCCCCCAATGCGCTGGTGGTCAAGGCCGAGTCGCCGCTGAAGAATGTGAACGACCTGATCGCCAAGGCCAAGGCCGAACCGGGCAAGATCAACTTCGCCTCGGGCGGCAGCGGCACCGTGCAGCGCCTGGCGGCCGAGCTGTTCCGCCAGAAGCTGGGCCTGGACATGGTGCATGTGCCCTACAAGAGCGGTGGCCCGGCGATTGCCGATGTGATGGGCGGGCAGGTGGACTTCATGTTCGCCACCGTGGCTGCTTCCTACCCGCTGGTGAGCGGCGGCAAACTGCGTGCGCTGGCCGTGTCTTCGCCCCAGCGCTCGGCGCGCCTGCCGGAGGTGCCCACGGTGGCCGAGACCGTCATCCCCGGCTACGAAGCCTATGAATGGAATGGCGTGCTGTTGCCCGCTGGTACGCCAGATGCTATCTCCCAGCAACTGTACCAGGCGATTGCCGAGGTGCTGAAGGAGCCTGAAGTGCAGCAACGCCTGTCGGACCTGGGCGCGCAGCCCGTGGGCTCGACACCGGCAGAGTTCAGCGCCTTTCTGAAAAAGGAAGATGCCAAATGGGGCGAGGTGGTGAAAAAAGGCAATATCAAACTGGACTGA
- a CDS encoding amidohydrolase family protein, translating to MTLPDLTTPVPHSVGLDRPTRTLPALACDSHMHVFDKRFAPSAHWPRTPPHAPVAAYRQLQQRLGTSRTVVVTPSTYGTDNACTLDALDQLGNSARGVAVVDAAVSDAELARLAARRVCGLRVNFVSPQSWGTTTPEMLQTLAQKLARHPDCAGWHIQVFAEPAQIIALQPVLQQLPVPLVIDHLGRMDPAEGASAKAYGVLRRLLDGGHCWVKLSGAYMRSQVHGPSYADTVPLGRALVQAAPERLVWGSDWPHTTERPGTVNDTDLVHLLQAWSVSDAVMDRILVDNPAQLYGFRSC from the coding sequence ATGACCTTGCCTGATCTCACGACCCCTGTCCCGCATTCGGTTGGCCTGGACCGACCCACGCGCACCTTGCCTGCGCTGGCCTGCGACAGCCATATGCATGTCTTCGACAAGCGCTTTGCGCCGTCGGCACACTGGCCGCGTACGCCACCCCATGCGCCGGTGGCGGCCTACCGGCAGCTGCAGCAGCGCCTGGGCACCTCACGCACGGTGGTGGTTACGCCATCGACCTATGGCACCGACAATGCTTGCACCCTGGATGCGCTTGACCAACTGGGCAACAGCGCACGCGGCGTGGCGGTGGTGGATGCGGCGGTGAGCGATGCCGAGCTGGCGCGCCTGGCGGCGCGGCGCGTGTGCGGGCTGCGGGTGAACTTTGTCTCGCCCCAGTCCTGGGGCACGACCACGCCCGAGATGCTGCAGACCCTGGCGCAGAAGCTGGCACGCCACCCGGACTGCGCTGGCTGGCATATCCAGGTGTTTGCCGAGCCCGCGCAGATCATCGCACTGCAGCCAGTGCTGCAGCAGTTGCCGGTGCCCTTGGTGATCGACCATCTGGGCCGCATGGACCCGGCCGAAGGCGCATCGGCCAAGGCCTATGGCGTGCTGCGCCGTCTGCTCGATGGCGGCCATTGCTGGGTCAAGCTCTCGGGCGCCTATATGCGCTCCCAGGTGCATGGCCCCAGCTATGCCGATACCGTGCCGCTGGGCCGCGCGCTTGTGCAGGCCGCGCCCGAGCGTCTGGTGTGGGGCTCTGACTGGCCGCACACCACCGAGCGGCCGGGCACCGTCAACGATACCGACCTGGTCCATCTGCTGCAGGCCTGGTCGGTGAGCGATGCGGTGATGGACCGCATTCTGGTGGACAACCCCGCCCAGCTTTATGGCTTTCGGTCTTGCTAA
- a CDS encoding SMP-30/gluconolactonase/LRE family protein, whose translation MFLLQSPEVRTLDTFSAMPESFRRRERSAWADANRGGAITDSFLEGPVFDEAGNLYVSDIPWGRIFRIDAQGQWSLVAEYDGEPNGLKFLAPGKLLVTDYKNGLMQLDTASGAVSPYLERRNSESFKGVNDLIFDAEGNLYFTDQGQSGLHDPSGRLYRLRPHGQLDLLLSNVPSPNGVALSPDGRVLYLAVTRGNCVWRVPLLPDGSVAKVSQFFTSYGPSGPDGLAVDAQGHVLVANPGLGYVWVLNHLAEPVQVLCGIKGSSTTNLAFGGAERKQLFVTDSTYGRILTTSMATPGMPIHQGV comes from the coding sequence ATGTTTTTGCTGCAATCCCCTGAAGTCCGCACCCTGGACACCTTCAGCGCCATGCCCGAGTCCTTTCGCCGCCGTGAGCGCAGCGCCTGGGCTGATGCCAACCGGGGCGGCGCGATAACAGATTCGTTTTTGGAAGGCCCGGTGTTTGACGAGGCCGGTAACCTCTATGTCAGCGATATCCCCTGGGGCCGCATTTTCCGCATTGATGCGCAGGGCCAGTGGAGCCTGGTCGCAGAGTACGACGGCGAGCCCAATGGCCTGAAGTTTCTGGCCCCCGGCAAGCTCTTGGTCACCGACTACAAGAACGGCCTGATGCAGCTGGATACGGCCAGCGGCGCGGTAAGCCCTTACCTGGAGCGCCGCAACAGCGAGAGCTTCAAGGGCGTGAACGACCTGATTTTTGATGCGGAAGGCAACCTGTACTTTACCGACCAGGGCCAAAGCGGCCTGCATGACCCGAGCGGGCGCCTCTACCGCCTGCGGCCCCATGGCCAGCTTGATCTGCTGCTCAGCAATGTGCCCAGCCCCAATGGCGTGGCGCTGTCACCCGATGGCCGCGTGCTGTATTTGGCAGTGACGCGTGGCAACTGCGTCTGGCGCGTGCCCCTGCTGCCCGATGGCAGCGTCGCCAAGGTGAGCCAGTTCTTCACCTCGTACGGGCCCAGCGGCCCCGATGGCCTGGCTGTCGATGCCCAGGGCCATGTGCTGGTGGCCAACCCGGGCTTGGGCTATGTCTGGGTGCTGAACCACCTGGCCGAGCCGGTGCAGGTGCTGTGCGGCATCAAGGGCAGCTCCACCACCAACCTGGCCTTTGGCGGCGCAGAGCGAAAGCAGCTGTTTGTCACCGATTCGACCTATGGCCGCATTTTGACGACCAGCATGGCCACGCCAGGCATGCCAATTCACCAAGGGGTCTGA
- a CDS encoding alpha/beta hydrolase: MRLPTLYPSACAALLAGLLATAPQARAQPTAQESTAPAAATPSSTATPASPYVMPATQVWDMASDNGEVYRIFVSAPDKGEPPKGGYPVLYVLDGNAYFGSFAQARWVQDYLPVGKAIIVGVGYPGDKPWDVRRMADYTAQLREPLSPEVRAFAKYKSGARAPFLDFLTGKLRGEIAQRYPVNLERQSLFGHSFGGLFALYALYERPQAFEAIVAASPSMEWNGQHILEEECVFRDKVQAGKVGATSRLMVVVGDRDADGDPESARMLAERLEALSGWGLRVRLQRYPNEVHASVPAQAANDTLRFAFTLR; the protein is encoded by the coding sequence ATGCGCTTGCCCACCCTCTACCCAAGCGCCTGCGCGGCGCTGCTGGCCGGCTTGCTGGCCACGGCACCGCAGGCCCGGGCGCAGCCAACCGCCCAGGAGAGCACCGCGCCCGCTGCGGCCACGCCCAGCAGCACAGCAACTCCCGCCAGCCCCTATGTAATGCCCGCCACCCAGGTCTGGGACATGGCATCGGACAACGGTGAGGTCTACCGCATCTTTGTTTCGGCACCCGACAAGGGCGAGCCGCCCAAGGGCGGCTACCCGGTGCTCTATGTGCTCGATGGCAATGCCTACTTTGGCTCCTTCGCGCAGGCGCGCTGGGTGCAGGACTACCTGCCCGTGGGCAAGGCGATCATTGTGGGCGTCGGCTACCCGGGTGACAAGCCCTGGGATGTGCGCCGCATGGCCGACTACACGGCCCAGCTGCGCGAGCCGCTGTCGCCCGAGGTGCGGGCCTTTGCCAAGTACAAGAGCGGTGCGCGCGCGCCGTTTCTGGATTTTCTGACCGGCAAGCTGCGCGGCGAGATCGCCCAGCGCTACCCCGTCAACCTGGAGCGGCAGTCGCTGTTTGGCCATTCCTTTGGCGGGCTGTTTGCGCTCTACGCGCTGTACGAGCGCCCCCAGGCCTTTGAGGCGATTGTGGCCGCCAGCCCCTCGATGGAGTGGAACGGCCAGCATATTCTGGAGGAGGAGTGCGTGTTCCGCGACAAGGTGCAGGCCGGCAAGGTCGGCGCCACCAGCCGCCTGATGGTAGTCGTGGGCGACCGCGATGCCGATGGCGATCCGGAATCGGCCCGCATGCTGGCCGAGCGGCTGGAAGCGCTCTCCGGCTGGGGCCTGCGCGTGCGGCTGCAGCGCTACCCGAATGAGGTGCATGCCAGCGTGCCGGCGCAGGCGGCCAATGACACGCTGCGCTTTGCGTTTACGCTGCGCTAG
- a CDS encoding TonB-dependent siderophore receptor: protein MTLSSHRRSRHRERFALALLHGAIRATLVGGSAAGLALAAPWALAAEPAAGAKSYAIAAGPLSDVLAQYAATAGVQLVFEQSTLAGLRSGGLQGSYGEAEGFAQLLRGSGFEVVKQGGATYVLRKLPAANPAAAGSAAGASDMTLNTVTVTAAVQRSGTTEGSGSYAAAHSSTSSKLNLSQRETPQTLTVITRQQMDDAGMTSVDDALRAVSGVFAVDGGSIGANYYSRGFSMQAQVDGMATPSGIDSGNRSPKFDSAFVDRVEVLQGAAGLMAGAGSPGGTVNMVLKRPTDTFQAQGEVQLGSWKERRLVGDVSGPLIDSGVIRGRLVAVADNSESFTDYVYRDRYAGYGIVEADLGPTTTLSASVQLQKDTSRGHFGVPLAADGSDAGLPRSSFWGDADHRSVRDYNIYTVGLAQQLAGAWSLKANYAWQKTNNDIENFSSLSGNLNPVTGDGLFIGSRQRNYTSVMHANVVDVYATGPFDFLGRRHELTLGVNGTSYRDENAGTGYSSTTPINVYTFDPEGLGPIPDGLRASTSKTKTSNMGVYGVARWSLTDALKLITGTRISNYERKNSLTGVVAPKEKGVVTPYAGLVYDINAQYSAYASYSDIFNPQTNRSQDGNVLDPVVGANYEVGIKGELLNKRLNVSAAVFRLAQSNLAVLDSSVPNNPSNACGGACYTAAGKVVSQGFDLGVNGQVSRELNLAAGYTYTSAEYVAGPQKDQRFRTEQPRHSMRLAANYQLPGTQWSLGGNVAATSKAYKNGGSGANAWTIEQGALVLVGLNAKYRITPKTQLNLVVSNLTDRSYRHLYGREYAPFGEPRKFSANLRHDF from the coding sequence ATGACTCTCTCTTCCCATCGCCGCAGCCGGCACCGCGAGCGCTTTGCCCTGGCTTTGCTGCATGGCGCCATCCGTGCCACCTTGGTTGGCGGCAGTGCCGCAGGCCTGGCGCTGGCAGCACCTTGGGCCCTGGCGGCAGAGCCGGCCGCCGGCGCCAAAAGCTATGCGATTGCAGCGGGCCCGCTGTCGGATGTGCTGGCGCAGTACGCGGCAACGGCAGGAGTGCAGCTGGTGTTTGAGCAGTCCACCTTGGCGGGGCTGCGCAGCGGTGGCTTGCAAGGCAGCTATGGCGAGGCGGAGGGCTTTGCCCAGCTGCTGCGCGGCAGCGGCTTTGAGGTGGTCAAGCAAGGGGGCGCCACCTATGTGCTGCGCAAGCTGCCGGCGGCCAACCCTGCGGCAGCGGGCAGTGCGGCTGGGGCATCGGACATGACCTTGAACACGGTCACCGTGACGGCCGCGGTCCAGCGCAGTGGCACCACCGAGGGCAGTGGCAGCTATGCGGCGGCGCATTCGAGCACCAGCTCCAAGCTGAACCTGAGCCAGCGCGAAACACCGCAGACCTTGACGGTCATCACCCGCCAGCAGATGGACGACGCCGGCATGACCTCGGTCGATGATGCGCTGCGCGCAGTGAGTGGCGTGTTTGCGGTCGATGGCGGCAGCATTGGCGCCAACTACTACAGCCGGGGCTTTAGCATGCAGGCCCAGGTCGATGGCATGGCCACGCCTTCGGGCATCGACAGCGGCAACCGCTCGCCCAAGTTCGACAGCGCCTTTGTCGACCGGGTCGAGGTGCTGCAAGGCGCGGCCGGCCTGATGGCCGGTGCTGGCAGCCCGGGCGGCACGGTCAACATGGTGCTCAAGCGCCCGACCGACACTTTCCAGGCCCAGGGCGAGGTGCAGCTGGGCTCCTGGAAAGAGCGGCGCCTGGTGGGCGATGTGTCGGGCCCGCTGATCGACTCGGGCGTGATCCGGGGCCGCCTGGTGGCCGTGGCCGATAACAGCGAGTCGTTTACCGACTATGTCTACCGCGACCGCTATGCGGGCTACGGCATTGTCGAGGCCGACCTGGGCCCCACGACCACCTTGAGCGCCAGCGTGCAGCTGCAAAAGGACACGAGCCGGGGCCATTTTGGCGTGCCGCTGGCGGCCGATGGCAGCGATGCCGGGCTGCCCCGCTCGTCCTTCTGGGGCGATGCCGACCACCGCTCGGTGCGCGACTACAACATCTACACCGTGGGCCTGGCCCAGCAGCTGGCCGGCGCCTGGAGCCTGAAGGCCAACTACGCCTGGCAAAAGACCAACAACGATATCGAGAACTTCAGCAGTCTCTCGGGCAACCTGAACCCTGTGACCGGCGATGGCCTCTTCATCGGCAGCCGCCAGCGCAACTACACCTCGGTGATGCACGCCAATGTGGTCGATGTCTATGCGACGGGGCCGTTTGATTTTCTGGGCCGCCGCCATGAGCTGACCTTGGGCGTCAACGGCACCAGCTACCGTGATGAGAATGCCGGCACCGGCTACTCGTCCACCACGCCGATCAATGTCTACACCTTTGATCCCGAAGGCCTGGGCCCCATCCCCGATGGCCTGCGCGCATCGACCAGCAAGACCAAGACCAGCAATATGGGTGTCTATGGCGTCGCGCGCTGGAGCCTGACCGACGCGCTCAAGCTGATCACCGGCACCCGCATCAGCAACTACGAGCGCAAGAACAGCTTGACCGGTGTTGTGGCGCCCAAGGAGAAGGGCGTGGTCACGCCGTATGCCGGGCTGGTGTATGACATCAACGCCCAGTACTCGGCCTATGCCAGCTACTCGGACATCTTCAACCCCCAGACCAACCGCAGCCAGGATGGCAATGTGCTCGACCCAGTGGTGGGCGCCAACTACGAAGTGGGTATCAAGGGCGAGCTGCTGAACAAGCGCCTCAATGTCTCGGCCGCCGTGTTCCGCCTGGCGCAGTCCAACCTGGCGGTGCTCGATTCCTCCGTGCCCAACAACCCCAGCAATGCCTGCGGCGGCGCCTGCTACACGGCAGCGGGCAAGGTCGTCAGCCAGGGCTTTGACCTGGGCGTAAACGGCCAGGTGAGCCGCGAGCTGAACCTGGCTGCGGGCTACACCTATACCAGTGCCGAGTATGTGGCCGGCCCGCAAAAGGACCAGCGCTTCCGCACCGAGCAGCCGCGCCACAGCATGCGCCTGGCCGCAAACTACCAGCTGCCGGGCACGCAGTGGTCGCTGGGTGGCAATGTGGCTGCCACCAGCAAGGCCTATAAAAACGGCGGCTCGGGTGCCAATGCCTGGACCATCGAGCAGGGCGCGCTGGTGCTGGTGGGCCTGAACGCCAAATACCGTATTACCCCCAAGACCCAGCTGAACCTGGTCGTCAGCAACCTGACCGACCGCAGCTACCGCCACCTGTATGGCCGCGAGTATGCGCCGTTTGGCGAGCCGCGCAAGTTCAGTGCTAACCTGCGCCATGATTTCTAA